Proteins found in one Phycodurus eques isolate BA_2022a chromosome 18, UOR_Pequ_1.1, whole genome shotgun sequence genomic segment:
- the LOC133417083 gene encoding microtubule-associated protein RP/EB family member 3-like isoform X1, with protein MAVNVHSTSMTIENLSRHDMLAWVNDSLQLTYTKIEQLGSGAAYCQFMDMLFPGCILLKKVKFNAKLEHEYIHNFKVLQASFKRMSVDKIIPVERLVKGKFQDNFEFLQWFKKFFDANYDGKEYDPLLLRQGLEGTPPPNSGDPIVHKPKRPAHSGPIRTSPTAPKSVATQQRQINAPAPRRNLAMTRNGGDSELMELNQQLLDMKLTLDGLEKERDFYFGKLRDIELICQDGDNESNPVLNKIIDILYATEEGFAPPEDEDVDEGARADQEEF; from the exons ATGGCGGTGAATGTCCACTCAACCTCAATGACCATAGAGAACCTGAGTCGCCATGACATGTTGGCGTGGGTCAACGACTCTTTACAACTCACCTACACCAAGATTGAGCAACTCGGTTCAG GTGCAGCATACTGTCAGTTCATGGACATGCTGTTTCCAGGGtgcattttgttgaaaaaagtcaaattcaaTGCCAAACTGGAACACGAATACATCCACAATTTCAAGGTCTTACAGGCTTCATTCAAAAGGATGTCTGTAGATAAG ATTATTCCCGTCGAGAGACTCGTCAAAGGCAAGTTCCAGGACAACTTTGAGTTCCTTCAGTGGTTTAAGAAGTTTTTTGATGCCAACTATGATGGAAAAGAATACGACCCTCTACTGTTACGGCAGGGCCTGGAGGGAACACCGCCGCCCAATTCAG GTGACCCCATTGTCCACAAACCTAAAAGACCTGCTCACTCAG gtCCCATAAGAACATCTCCCACAGCACCCAAGAGTGTCGCCACCCAGCAGAGGCAGATTAATGCACCAGCACCCCGCAGAAACCTTGCCATGACCCGTAATGGAGGAGACTCAGAGCTCATGGAGCTGAACCAGCAG CTGCTTGATATGAAGCTGACTTTGGACGGACTAGAGAAAGAGAGGGACTTTTACTTTGGCAAACTGAGAGACATTGAACTGATCTGCCAGGACGGAGATAATGAAAGTAACCCAGTCCTCAACAAAATCatagacatactgtatgctaCAGAG GAGGGGTTTGCACCACCAGAGGATGAGGATGTTGATGAAGGGGCACGAGCAGACCAGGAGGAGTTCTGA
- the LOC133417083 gene encoding microtubule-associated protein RP/EB family member 3-like isoform X2 yields the protein MAVNVHSTSMTIENLSRHDMLAWVNDSLQLTYTKIEQLGSGAAYCQFMDMLFPGCILLKKVKFNAKLEHEYIHNFKVLQASFKRMSVDKIIPVERLVKGKFQDNFEFLQWFKKFFDANYDGKEYDPLLLRQGLEGTPPPNSGPIRTSPTAPKSVATQQRQINAPAPRRNLAMTRNGGDSELMELNQQLLDMKLTLDGLEKERDFYFGKLRDIELICQDGDNESNPVLNKIIDILYATEEGFAPPEDEDVDEGARADQEEF from the exons ATGGCGGTGAATGTCCACTCAACCTCAATGACCATAGAGAACCTGAGTCGCCATGACATGTTGGCGTGGGTCAACGACTCTTTACAACTCACCTACACCAAGATTGAGCAACTCGGTTCAG GTGCAGCATACTGTCAGTTCATGGACATGCTGTTTCCAGGGtgcattttgttgaaaaaagtcaaattcaaTGCCAAACTGGAACACGAATACATCCACAATTTCAAGGTCTTACAGGCTTCATTCAAAAGGATGTCTGTAGATAAG ATTATTCCCGTCGAGAGACTCGTCAAAGGCAAGTTCCAGGACAACTTTGAGTTCCTTCAGTGGTTTAAGAAGTTTTTTGATGCCAACTATGATGGAAAAGAATACGACCCTCTACTGTTACGGCAGGGCCTGGAGGGAACACCGCCGCCCAATTCAG gtCCCATAAGAACATCTCCCACAGCACCCAAGAGTGTCGCCACCCAGCAGAGGCAGATTAATGCACCAGCACCCCGCAGAAACCTTGCCATGACCCGTAATGGAGGAGACTCAGAGCTCATGGAGCTGAACCAGCAG CTGCTTGATATGAAGCTGACTTTGGACGGACTAGAGAAAGAGAGGGACTTTTACTTTGGCAAACTGAGAGACATTGAACTGATCTGCCAGGACGGAGATAATGAAAGTAACCCAGTCCTCAACAAAATCatagacatactgtatgctaCAGAG GAGGGGTTTGCACCACCAGAGGATGAGGATGTTGATGAAGGGGCACGAGCAGACCAGGAGGAGTTCTGA
- the LOC133416919 gene encoding dihydropyrimidinase-related protein 5-like translates to MGSMRILIKGGKVVNDDFTHEADVYIENGIIQQVGKELMIPGGAKVIDASGKLVLPGGIDTSVHLQQTFMNAAIQDDFYSGTKAALMGGTTMVMALILPEQHCSLVDAYENCRALADVKACCDYALHVGVTWWGPKVRNEMETLVREHGVNSFQMFMAYKDTMMLRDSELYQALQTCKDIGAIARVHAENGELVAEGAKEALDLGISGPEGIEVSRPEELESEATHRAITIANRAHCPIYLVNVSSMAAGDMIAAAKMQGKVVHAETTVAHAVLNGMQYYHQDWAHAAAYVIVPPLRLDPNTPGYLMGLLGNDTLSVVASEHRPFSTKQRALGKEEFTKIPHGVPGVQDRMSVIWERAVVTGKMDENRFVAVTSANAAKIYNLYPRKGRIIPGADADVVVWDPDATRTISVGTQAQGGDFNLYEGMRCHGVPLVTISRGQLVFENATFMCAEGSGKFYPQRTFPDYLYKKMVQREKVQAYKGVDRDPYSGDVVKVANAMKKELGLSPIDGDVPNKGVVRVQQGVRDLHESSFSLSGSQVDDHIPKRSSARILAPPGGRSSGIW, encoded by the exons ATGGGGTCCATGCGAATTCTCATCAAGGGAGGTAAAGTGGTCAATGATGACTTCACCCATGAAGCAGATGTTTACATCGAGAACGGCATCATTCAGCAG GTTGGGAAGGAGCTGATGATTCCGGGTGGAGCGAAGGTGATTGACGCCTCTGGAAAGCTGGTGCTGCCTGGTGGAATAGACACCTCTGTGCATCTGCAGCAAACTTTCATGAACGCCGCCATCCAGGATGACTTCTACAGTGGAACCAAG GCAGCTCTGATGGGTGGTACCACTATGGTGATGGCGCTGATCCTGCCTGAGCAACACTGCTCCCTGGTGGATGCCTACGAGAACTGCCGAGCTCTCGCTGACGTGAAGGCGTGCTGCGACTACGCTCTGCACGTCGGCGTGACCTGGTGGGGACCAAAG GTGCGTAATGAGATGGAGACCCTGGTCAGGGAACACGGGGTGAACTCCTTCCAGATGTTCATGGCCTACAAGGACACGATGATGCTGAGGGACTCCGAGCTGTACCAGGCACTGCAGACCTGTAAGGACATTGGCGCCATCGCACGTGTCCACGCCGAGAACGGGGAGTTGGTGGCAGAG GGTGCTAAAGAGGCTCTGGATTTGGGTATCAGTGGACCTGAAGGCATTGAGGTCAGCCGTCCAGAAGAG CTGGAGTCAGAGGCGACACACAGAGCTATCACCATCGCCAATAGG GCTCACTGCCCTATCTACCTGGTGAATGTTTCCAGTATGGCTGCTGGAGATATGATTGCTGCTGCCAAGATGCAGG GTAAGGTGGTCCACGCAGAGACCACAGTCGCTCACGCAGTGTTGAACGGCATGCAGTATTACCACCAGGACTGGGCTCACGCTGCCGCCTACGTCATCGTCCCTCCTCTCCGCCTTGACCCCAACACCCCCGGCTACCTTATGGGACTGTTGGGCAA TGACACTTTGAGCGTAGTGGCATCCGAGCACCGTCCTTTTAGCACCAAGCAGAGGGCTTTGGGCAAGGAGGAGTTCACCAAAATCCCCCATGGAGTGCCCGGAGTCCAGGACAGGATGAGCGTCATCTGGGAGCGGGCAGTG GTTACAGGAAAGATGGACGAGAATCGTTTTGTGGCTGTGACAAGCGCTAACGCAGCGAAGATCTACAACTTGTATCCACGCAAGGGTCGCATCATCCCTGGTGCGGACGCTGATGTGGTCGTGTGGGATCCAGATGCAACTAG GACAATTTCAGTTGGCACTCAGGCGCAAGGAGGAGACTTCAACCTGTACGAGGGCATGCGCTGCCACGGTGTTCCTCTGGTCACCATCAGCCGAGGACAGTTGGTCTTTGAGAATGCGACATTCATGTGCGCCGAGGGATCCGGAAAATTCTACCCACAGCGCACCTTCCCCGATTACCTGTACAAGAAGATGGTGCAGAGAGAAAAA GTTCAGGCATATAAAGGGGTTGACAGAGATCCCTACTCTGGTGATGTGGTCAAAGTTGCCAACGCTATGAAGAAGGAGCTTGGTTTGAGCCCCATTGATGGAGACGTCCCTAACAAAGGTGTTGTAAGGGTGCAACAGGGGGTTCGAGACCTCCATGAGAGCTCTTTTAGCCTCTCGG GGTCTCAGGTTGACGACCACATCCCCAAGAGGTCCTCTGCTCGGATCCTGGCCCCTCCAGGGGGCCGCTCCAGTGGAATCTGGTAA